A single Pan troglodytes isolate AG18354 chromosome 19, NHGRI_mPanTro3-v2.0_pri, whole genome shotgun sequence DNA region contains:
- the SMARCD2 gene encoding SWI/SNF-related matrix-associated actin-dependent regulator of chromatin subfamily D member 2 isoform X3, translating into MSGRGAGGFPLPPLSPGGGAVAAALVAPPPPAGPGMLPGPALRGPGPAGGVGGPGAAAFRPMGPAGPAAQYQRPGMSPGNRMPMAGLQVGPPAGSPFGAAAPLRPGMPPTMMDPFRKRLLVPQAQPPMPAQRRGLKRRKMADKVLPQRIRELVPESQAYMDLLAFERKLDQTIARKRMEIQEAIKKPLTQKRKLRIYISNTFSPSKAEGDSAGTAGTPGGTPAGDKVASWELRVEGKLLDDPSKQKRKFSSFFKSLVIELDKELYGPDNHLVEWHRMPTTQETDGFQVKRPGDLNVKCTLLLMLDHQIFSCGRLRFSEIPMKLAGLLQHPDPIVINHVISVDPNDQKKTACYDIDVEVDDPLKAQMSNFLASTTNQQEIASLDVKIHETIESINQLKTQRDFMLSFSTDPQDFIQEWLRSQRRDLKIITDVIGNPEEERRAAFYHQPWAQEAVGRHIFAKVQQRRQELEQVLGIRLT; encoded by the exons ATGTCGGGCCGAGGCGCGGGCGGGTTCCCGCTGCCCCCGCTAAGCCCTGGCGGCGGCGCCGTGGCCGCGGCCCTGGTAGCGCCGCCTCCCCCCGCGGGACCCGGCATGCTGCCCGGACCGGCGCTCCGGGGACCGGGTCCGGCAGGAGGCGTGGGGGGCCCCGGGGCCGCCGCCTTCCGCCCCATGGGCCCCGCGGGCCCCGCGGCGCAGTACCAG CGACCTGGCATGTCACCAGGGAACCGGATGCCCATGGCTGGCTTGCAGGTGGGACCCCCTGCTGGCTCCCCATTTGGTGCAGCAGCTCCGCTTCGACCTGGCATGCCACCCACCATGATGGATCCATTCCGAAAACGCCTGCTTGTGCCCCAGGCGCAGCCTCCCATGCCTGCCCAGCGCCGGGG GTTAAAGAGGAGGAAGATGGCAGATAAGGTTCTACCTCAGCGA ATCCGGGAGCTTGTTCCAGAGTCTCAGGCGTACATGGATCTCTTGGCTTTTGAGCGGAAGCTGGACCAGACCATTGCTCGCAAGCGGATGGAGATCCAGGAGGCCATCAAAAAGCCTCTGACG CAAAAGCGAAAGCTTCGGATCTACATTTCCAATACGTTCAGTCCCAGCAAGGCGGAAGGCGATAGTGCAGGAACTGCAGGGACCCCTGGGGGAACCCCAGCAGGGGACAAGGTGGCTTCCTGGGAACTCCGAGTGGAAGGAAAACTGCTGGATGAT CCTAGCAAACAGAAGAGGaagttttcttcattctttaagaGCCTCGTCATTGAGCTGGACAAGGAGCTGTACGGGCCTGACAATCACCTGGTGGAG TGGCACCGGATGCCCACCACCCAGGAGACAGATGGCTTCCAAGTAAAACGGCCTGGAGACCTCAACGTCAAGTGCACCCTCCTGCTCATGCTGGATCATCAG ATCTTCAGTTGTGGCCGACTCCGTTTCTCCGAGATTCCCATGAAGCTGGCAGGGTTGCTGCAGCATCCAGACCCCATTGTCATCAACCATGTCATTAG TGTCGACCCTAACGACCAGAAGAAGACAGCCTGTTACGACATCGATGTGGAGGTGGACGACCCACTGAAGGCCCAAATGAGCAATTTTCTGGCCTCTACCACCAATCAGCAGGAGATCGCCTCCCTTGATGTTAAG ATCCATGAGACCATTGAGTCCATCAACCAGCTGAAGACCCAGAGAGATTTCATGCTCAGTTTTAGCACCGACCCCCAGGACTTCATCCAGGAATGGCTCCGTTCCCAGCGCCGAGACCTCAAG ATCATCACTGATGTGATTGGAAATCCTGAGGAGGAGAGACGAGCTGCTTTCTACCACCAGCCCTGGGCCCAGGAAGCAGTAGGCAGGCACATCTTTGCCAAG GTGCAGCAGCGAAGGCAGGAACTGGAACAGGTGCTGGGAATTCGCCTGACCTAA
- the SMARCD2 gene encoding SWI/SNF-related matrix-associated actin-dependent regulator of chromatin subfamily D member 2 isoform X2 — MSGRGAGGFPLPPLSPGGGAVAAALVAPPPPAGPGMLPGPALRGPGPAGGVGGPGAAAFRPMGPAGPAAQYQRPGMSPGNRMPMAGLQVGPPAGSPFGAAAPLRPGMPPTMMDPFRKRLLVPQAQPPMPAQRRGLKRRKMADKVLPQRIRELVPESQAYMDLLAFERKLDQTIARKRMEIQEAIKKPLTQKRKLRIYISNTFSPSKAEGDSAGTAGTPGGTPAGDKVASWELRVEGKLLDDPSKQKRKFSSFFKSLVIELDKELYGPDNHLVEWHRMPTTQETDGFQVKRPGDLNVKCTLLLMLDHQPPQYKLDPRLARLLGVHTQTRAAIMQALWLYIKHNQLQDGHEREYINCNRYFRQIFSCGRLRFSEIPMKLAGLLQHPDPIVINHVISVDPNDQKKTACYDIDVEVDDPLKAQMSNFLASTTNQQEIASLDVKIHETIESINQLKTQRDFMLSFSTDPQDFIQEWLRSQRRDLKIITDVIGNPEEERRAAFYHQPWAQEAVGRHIFAKVQQRRQELEQVLGIRLT; from the exons ATGTCGGGCCGAGGCGCGGGCGGGTTCCCGCTGCCCCCGCTAAGCCCTGGCGGCGGCGCCGTGGCCGCGGCCCTGGTAGCGCCGCCTCCCCCCGCGGGACCCGGCATGCTGCCCGGACCGGCGCTCCGGGGACCGGGTCCGGCAGGAGGCGTGGGGGGCCCCGGGGCCGCCGCCTTCCGCCCCATGGGCCCCGCGGGCCCCGCGGCGCAGTACCAG CGACCTGGCATGTCACCAGGGAACCGGATGCCCATGGCTGGCTTGCAGGTGGGACCCCCTGCTGGCTCCCCATTTGGTGCAGCAGCTCCGCTTCGACCTGGCATGCCACCCACCATGATGGATCCATTCCGAAAACGCCTGCTTGTGCCCCAGGCGCAGCCTCCCATGCCTGCCCAGCGCCGGGG GTTAAAGAGGAGGAAGATGGCAGATAAGGTTCTACCTCAGCGA ATCCGGGAGCTTGTTCCAGAGTCTCAGGCGTACATGGATCTCTTGGCTTTTGAGCGGAAGCTGGACCAGACCATTGCTCGCAAGCGGATGGAGATCCAGGAGGCCATCAAAAAGCCTCTGACG CAAAAGCGAAAGCTTCGGATCTACATTTCCAATACGTTCAGTCCCAGCAAGGCGGAAGGCGATAGTGCAGGAACTGCAGGGACCCCTGGGGGAACCCCAGCAGGGGACAAGGTGGCTTCCTGGGAACTCCGAGTGGAAGGAAAACTGCTGGATGAT CCTAGCAAACAGAAGAGGaagttttcttcattctttaagaGCCTCGTCATTGAGCTGGACAAGGAGCTGTACGGGCCTGACAATCACCTGGTGGAG TGGCACCGGATGCCCACCACCCAGGAGACAGATGGCTTCCAAGTAAAACGGCCTGGAGACCTCAACGTCAAGTGCACCCTCCTGCTCATGCTGGATCATCAG cctccccagtacaAATTAGACCCCCGATTGGCAAGGCTGCTGGGAGTGCACACGCAGACGAGGGCCGCCATCATGCAGGCCCTGTGGCTTTACATCAAGCACAACCAGCTGCAGGATGGGCACGAGCGGGAGTACATCAACTGCAACCGTTACTTCCGCCAG ATCTTCAGTTGTGGCCGACTCCGTTTCTCCGAGATTCCCATGAAGCTGGCAGGGTTGCTGCAGCATCCAGACCCCATTGTCATCAACCATGTCATTAG TGTCGACCCTAACGACCAGAAGAAGACAGCCTGTTACGACATCGATGTGGAGGTGGACGACCCACTGAAGGCCCAAATGAGCAATTTTCTGGCCTCTACCACCAATCAGCAGGAGATCGCCTCCCTTGATGTTAAG ATCCATGAGACCATTGAGTCCATCAACCAGCTGAAGACCCAGAGAGATTTCATGCTCAGTTTTAGCACCGACCCCCAGGACTTCATCCAGGAATGGCTCCGTTCCCAGCGCCGAGACCTCAAG ATCATCACTGATGTGATTGGAAATCCTGAGGAGGAGAGACGAGCTGCTTTCTACCACCAGCCCTGGGCCCAGGAAGCAGTAGGCAGGCACATCTTTGCCAAG GTGCAGCAGCGAAGGCAGGAACTGGAACAGGTGCTGGGAATTCGCCTGACCTAA
- the SMARCD2 gene encoding SWI/SNF-related matrix-associated actin-dependent regulator of chromatin subfamily D member 2 isoform X4 → MGRRVGVEVTPRWAPQKCQGARPQRPGMSPGNRMPMAGLQVGPPAGSPFGAAAPLRPGMPPTMMDPFRKRLLVPQAQPPMPAQRRGLKRRKMADKVLPQRIRELVPESQAYMDLLAFERKLDQTIARKRMEIQEAIKKPLTQKRKLRIYISNTFSPSKAEGDSAGTAGTPGGTPAGDKVASWELRVEGKLLDDPSKQKRKFSSFFKSLVIELDKELYGPDNHLVEWHRMPTTQETDGFQVKRPGDLNVKCTLLLMLDHQPPQYKLDPRLARLLGVHTQTRAAIMQALWLYIKHNQLQDGHEREYINCNRYFRQIFSCGRLRFSEIPMKLAGLLQHPDPIVINHVISVDPNDQKKTACYDIDVEVDDPLKAQMSNFLASTTNQQEIASLDVKIHETIESINQLKTQRDFMLSFSTDPQDFIQEWLRSQRRDLKIITDVIGNPEEERRAAFYHQPWAQEAVGRHIFAKVQQRRQELEQVLGIRLT, encoded by the exons ATGGGGAggcgggtgggggtggaggtgactCCCAGATGGGCTCCACAGAAATGTCAGGGAGCAAGGCCTCAG CGACCTGGCATGTCACCAGGGAACCGGATGCCCATGGCTGGCTTGCAGGTGGGACCCCCTGCTGGCTCCCCATTTGGTGCAGCAGCTCCGCTTCGACCTGGCATGCCACCCACCATGATGGATCCATTCCGAAAACGCCTGCTTGTGCCCCAGGCGCAGCCTCCCATGCCTGCCCAGCGCCGGGG GTTAAAGAGGAGGAAGATGGCAGATAAGGTTCTACCTCAGCGA ATCCGGGAGCTTGTTCCAGAGTCTCAGGCGTACATGGATCTCTTGGCTTTTGAGCGGAAGCTGGACCAGACCATTGCTCGCAAGCGGATGGAGATCCAGGAGGCCATCAAAAAGCCTCTGACG CAAAAGCGAAAGCTTCGGATCTACATTTCCAATACGTTCAGTCCCAGCAAGGCGGAAGGCGATAGTGCAGGAACTGCAGGGACCCCTGGGGGAACCCCAGCAGGGGACAAGGTGGCTTCCTGGGAACTCCGAGTGGAAGGAAAACTGCTGGATGAT CCTAGCAAACAGAAGAGGaagttttcttcattctttaagaGCCTCGTCATTGAGCTGGACAAGGAGCTGTACGGGCCTGACAATCACCTGGTGGAG TGGCACCGGATGCCCACCACCCAGGAGACAGATGGCTTCCAAGTAAAACGGCCTGGAGACCTCAACGTCAAGTGCACCCTCCTGCTCATGCTGGATCATCAG cctccccagtacaAATTAGACCCCCGATTGGCAAGGCTGCTGGGAGTGCACACGCAGACGAGGGCCGCCATCATGCAGGCCCTGTGGCTTTACATCAAGCACAACCAGCTGCAGGATGGGCACGAGCGGGAGTACATCAACTGCAACCGTTACTTCCGCCAG ATCTTCAGTTGTGGCCGACTCCGTTTCTCCGAGATTCCCATGAAGCTGGCAGGGTTGCTGCAGCATCCAGACCCCATTGTCATCAACCATGTCATTAG TGTCGACCCTAACGACCAGAAGAAGACAGCCTGTTACGACATCGATGTGGAGGTGGACGACCCACTGAAGGCCCAAATGAGCAATTTTCTGGCCTCTACCACCAATCAGCAGGAGATCGCCTCCCTTGATGTTAAG ATCCATGAGACCATTGAGTCCATCAACCAGCTGAAGACCCAGAGAGATTTCATGCTCAGTTTTAGCACCGACCCCCAGGACTTCATCCAGGAATGGCTCCGTTCCCAGCGCCGAGACCTCAAG ATCATCACTGATGTGATTGGAAATCCTGAGGAGGAGAGACGAGCTGCTTTCTACCACCAGCCCTGGGCCCAGGAAGCAGTAGGCAGGCACATCTTTGCCAAG GTGCAGCAGCGAAGGCAGGAACTGGAACAGGTGCTGGGAATTCGCCTGACCTAA
- the SMARCD2 gene encoding SWI/SNF-related matrix-associated actin-dependent regulator of chromatin subfamily D member 2 isoform X1 — protein sequence MSGRGAGGFPLPPLSPGGGAVAAALVAPPPPAGPGMLPGPALRGPGPAGGVGGPGAAAFRPMGPAGPAAQYQVSKEDASGRGRAALRGRPGRRLKGPRRPGMSPGNRMPMAGLQVGPPAGSPFGAAAPLRPGMPPTMMDPFRKRLLVPQAQPPMPAQRRGLKRRKMADKVLPQRIRELVPESQAYMDLLAFERKLDQTIARKRMEIQEAIKKPLTQKRKLRIYISNTFSPSKAEGDSAGTAGTPGGTPAGDKVASWELRVEGKLLDDPSKQKRKFSSFFKSLVIELDKELYGPDNHLVEWHRMPTTQETDGFQVKRPGDLNVKCTLLLMLDHQPPQYKLDPRLARLLGVHTQTRAAIMQALWLYIKHNQLQDGHEREYINCNRYFRQIFSCGRLRFSEIPMKLAGLLQHPDPIVINHVISVDPNDQKKTACYDIDVEVDDPLKAQMSNFLASTTNQQEIASLDVKIHETIESINQLKTQRDFMLSFSTDPQDFIQEWLRSQRRDLKIITDVIGNPEEERRAAFYHQPWAQEAVGRHIFAKVQQRRQELEQVLGIRLT from the exons ATGTCGGGCCGAGGCGCGGGCGGGTTCCCGCTGCCCCCGCTAAGCCCTGGCGGCGGCGCCGTGGCCGCGGCCCTGGTAGCGCCGCCTCCCCCCGCGGGACCCGGCATGCTGCCCGGACCGGCGCTCCGGGGACCGGGTCCGGCAGGAGGCGTGGGGGGCCCCGGGGCCGCCGCCTTCCGCCCCATGGGCCCCGCGGGCCCCGCGGCGCAGTACCAGGTGAGCAAGGAGGACGCGAGCGGACGGGGGCGAGCGGCGCTGCGAGGGCGCCCGGGCCGGCGGCTGAAGGGGCCTCGA CGACCTGGCATGTCACCAGGGAACCGGATGCCCATGGCTGGCTTGCAGGTGGGACCCCCTGCTGGCTCCCCATTTGGTGCAGCAGCTCCGCTTCGACCTGGCATGCCACCCACCATGATGGATCCATTCCGAAAACGCCTGCTTGTGCCCCAGGCGCAGCCTCCCATGCCTGCCCAGCGCCGGGG GTTAAAGAGGAGGAAGATGGCAGATAAGGTTCTACCTCAGCGA ATCCGGGAGCTTGTTCCAGAGTCTCAGGCGTACATGGATCTCTTGGCTTTTGAGCGGAAGCTGGACCAGACCATTGCTCGCAAGCGGATGGAGATCCAGGAGGCCATCAAAAAGCCTCTGACG CAAAAGCGAAAGCTTCGGATCTACATTTCCAATACGTTCAGTCCCAGCAAGGCGGAAGGCGATAGTGCAGGAACTGCAGGGACCCCTGGGGGAACCCCAGCAGGGGACAAGGTGGCTTCCTGGGAACTCCGAGTGGAAGGAAAACTGCTGGATGAT CCTAGCAAACAGAAGAGGaagttttcttcattctttaagaGCCTCGTCATTGAGCTGGACAAGGAGCTGTACGGGCCTGACAATCACCTGGTGGAG TGGCACCGGATGCCCACCACCCAGGAGACAGATGGCTTCCAAGTAAAACGGCCTGGAGACCTCAACGTCAAGTGCACCCTCCTGCTCATGCTGGATCATCAG cctccccagtacaAATTAGACCCCCGATTGGCAAGGCTGCTGGGAGTGCACACGCAGACGAGGGCCGCCATCATGCAGGCCCTGTGGCTTTACATCAAGCACAACCAGCTGCAGGATGGGCACGAGCGGGAGTACATCAACTGCAACCGTTACTTCCGCCAG ATCTTCAGTTGTGGCCGACTCCGTTTCTCCGAGATTCCCATGAAGCTGGCAGGGTTGCTGCAGCATCCAGACCCCATTGTCATCAACCATGTCATTAG TGTCGACCCTAACGACCAGAAGAAGACAGCCTGTTACGACATCGATGTGGAGGTGGACGACCCACTGAAGGCCCAAATGAGCAATTTTCTGGCCTCTACCACCAATCAGCAGGAGATCGCCTCCCTTGATGTTAAG ATCCATGAGACCATTGAGTCCATCAACCAGCTGAAGACCCAGAGAGATTTCATGCTCAGTTTTAGCACCGACCCCCAGGACTTCATCCAGGAATGGCTCCGTTCCCAGCGCCGAGACCTCAAG ATCATCACTGATGTGATTGGAAATCCTGAGGAGGAGAGACGAGCTGCTTTCTACCACCAGCCCTGGGCCCAGGAAGCAGTAGGCAGGCACATCTTTGCCAAG GTGCAGCAGCGAAGGCAGGAACTGGAACAGGTGCTGGGAATTCGCCTGACCTAA